GATTATTGGTAAGTGCGGAATGCTACGGTGCCATTATCACAGGTTGGGTAAGAAGAACCATGGTAGAGCCCAAATTTACTTTTTCATTTATTGGGTTTGAATGGCTACAACCTTTACCGGGAAATTGGATGTATATCTATTTTGCAGCGATGGGCACTTTGGGATTGTTGATTGCCTTAGGCTACAAATACCGTTTTAGTGCCTTTGCTTTTGCCGTACTATGGACAGGTGTTTATCTCATGCAAAAAACATCGTACAACAATCATTACTATTTGCTCATGCTCTTAGGCTTTATCATGGCCTTTCTTCCTGCCAACCGTGACTTTTCAATCGATGCCAAACAAGACCCGGAATTCAAGTCACCGGTCATGTACAATTGGATTCGATGGATGATTATTTTGCAGTTGTTCATCGTATACACCTACGCATCTATTGCAAAGCTATATGGGGATTGGTTGGATTTCAGCATTATTGAAATCTTAATGAAATCCAAGCAAAACTATTATTTGATCGGAGATTTGTTACAAGAAAAGTGGATCCACAAAATAATAGCTGCTTTTGGAATTTTGTTCGACTTGCTTATTGTTCCTGCACTACTCTGGAAACCCACTCGAAAGATTGCCTTTATATTTTCAATATTTTTTCACCTGTTCAATAGCATCGTTTTTCAAATAGGCATCTTCCCCTATTTGTCATTG
The nucleotide sequence above comes from Flagellimonas sp. HMM57. Encoded proteins:
- a CDS encoding HTTM domain-containing protein; this encodes MLNQFLFKKIDNAQLVIFRVFYGLLVSAECYGAIITGWVRRTMVEPKFTFSFIGFEWLQPLPGNWMYIYFAAMGTLGLLIALGYKYRFSAFAFAVLWTGVYLMQKTSYNNHYYLLMLLGFIMAFLPANRDFSIDAKQDPEFKSPVMYNWIRWMIILQLFIVYTYASIAKLYGDWLDFSIIEILMKSKQNYYLIGDLLQEKWIHKIIAAFGILFDLLIVPALLWKPTRKIAFIFSIFFHLFNSIVFQIGIFPYLSLAFNLFFFPPQTIRNIFLKQKTIVIDKTLVVPKRGKLILACLGIYFFIQLLLPLRHHTIPDDVLWTEEGHRLSWRMMLRSRSGTARFKVVNKETGKETYIKQDDHLTKKQKRKVACYPDFSWQFAQYLKKEYAEKGEDIQVFLLGKVKVNNGKYQELIDPKVDLTSVPWKHLSHNEWILPSQKEE